From one Coxiella-like endosymbiont genomic stretch:
- the typA gene encoding translational GTPase TypA produces MIENIRNIAIIAHVDHGKTTLIDQLLQQSGSLSGRTASIERMMDSNELERERGITILAKNTAIQWKNYRVNIVDTPGHADFGGEVERILSMVDSVLLLVDAVEGPMPQTRFVTRKAFSRDLKPIVVINKIDRPGARPDWVVEQVFDLFVSLDATDAQLDFPLVYASALKGYATLDPSLTSSDMKPLDMKPLFETILSKVEPPKVDLNGSFQMQIFSLDYSSYVGAIGIGRIQRGTVRRNTPVIIIDREGKKRSGQILQLLRFLGLQRVDIDTATAGDIVAVTGIENLRISDTLCDPQYPEALPALTVDESTISMTFQINNSPFAGREGKFLTNRHIKERLERELIANVALRVTPGSDTDKFIVSGRGELHLSILIENMRREGYEFAVSRPEVIKKFIDEVGYYEPFENLVLDIEEEHQGDIIQNLAKRKGDLKNMIPDEKGRVRLDYMIPTRGLIGFHSQFSTLTSGSGVMYHVFDHYGRLIEESLQTRNRGVLISNSQGVTTAYALWNLQARGDLFIGPQQLVYEGMIVGQHSRDNDLIVNVCRKKQLTNVRAAGSDENIILTPPVKFSLEQALQFIADGELVEVTPQSIRLRKKLLKEHERRRSVK; encoded by the coding sequence ATGATAGAAAACATCCGAAATATTGCCATTATTGCCCACGTCGACCATGGAAAAACTACATTGATTGACCAGTTGCTCCAGCAATCGGGGAGCCTAAGCGGTCGAACGGCGTCCATTGAGCGGATGATGGATTCTAATGAACTGGAGCGAGAACGTGGTATCACCATTCTTGCGAAAAACACCGCTATTCAGTGGAAAAATTATCGTGTAAATATAGTCGATACGCCGGGTCACGCGGATTTTGGTGGTGAAGTAGAGCGTATTTTATCGATGGTAGATTCTGTTTTATTACTGGTAGATGCGGTTGAAGGCCCTATGCCCCAAACGCGGTTTGTAACTCGTAAGGCTTTCTCGCGGGATTTAAAACCGATTGTAGTGATTAATAAAATAGATCGCCCCGGAGCACGCCCCGATTGGGTAGTGGAACAAGTTTTCGATTTATTTGTAAGCCTGGATGCAACAGATGCTCAATTGGATTTTCCACTCGTTTATGCATCAGCTTTAAAAGGTTATGCTACATTGGATCCTTCGCTAACTTCTTCGGATATGAAGCCACTTGATATGAAACCACTTTTTGAAACGATTCTGTCCAAGGTAGAACCGCCTAAAGTTGATTTAAATGGTTCTTTTCAAATGCAAATTTTCTCGTTGGATTATTCAAGTTATGTGGGGGCTATTGGGATTGGGCGGATTCAACGCGGTACCGTACGTCGAAATACACCAGTGATTATTATTGATCGCGAAGGTAAGAAGCGTTCGGGTCAAATTTTACAGCTGTTGCGATTCTTAGGGCTACAGAGAGTCGATATTGACACGGCCACCGCCGGCGATATTGTGGCGGTTACAGGCATTGAAAATTTACGAATTTCGGACACGCTTTGCGATCCACAATACCCGGAAGCTTTGCCAGCCCTTACTGTCGACGAATCAACGATTAGCATGACTTTTCAAATTAATAATTCACCTTTCGCAGGTCGCGAAGGAAAATTTTTAACGAATCGCCACATTAAAGAACGGTTAGAGAGGGAGTTAATTGCTAATGTGGCTTTGCGAGTTACGCCAGGCTCTGATACAGATAAGTTTATTGTCTCCGGAAGAGGTGAGCTTCACTTATCGATATTGATTGAAAATATGCGCCGCGAAGGTTATGAGTTTGCGGTTTCACGTCCTGAAGTGATTAAAAAATTTATTGATGAAGTAGGGTATTATGAACCGTTTGAAAATTTAGTATTGGATATCGAAGAAGAACATCAAGGAGACATCATCCAAAATTTAGCAAAACGTAAGGGGGATTTGAAAAATATGATCCCGGATGAGAAAGGGAGAGTGCGCTTGGATTACATGATTCCAACGCGAGGTTTAATTGGATTTCATTCTCAATTTTCGACTTTAACATCTGGTTCGGGCGTTATGTATCACGTGTTCGACCATTATGGGCGATTGATCGAGGAATCTTTGCAAACACGCAATCGTGGAGTACTAATTTCTAATAGCCAAGGTGTTACCACGGCATATGCCCTCTGGAATTTGCAAGCACGAGGAGATTTGTTTATTGGACCACAGCAATTGGTTTACGAAGGTATGATTGTCGGGCAACACTCAAGGGATAATGATTTGATTGTAAATGTCTGCCGTAAAAAACAGCTTACTAATGTTCGAGCTGCGGGCAGTGATGAAAATATTATTTTAACGCCGCCTGTTAAATTCAGCTTAGAACAGGCTTTGCAATTTATTGCGGACGGCGAATTAGTAGAAGTTACGCCGCAATCTATCCGTCTTCGTAAAAAATTATTAAAAGAACACGAACGACGCCGATCGGTAAAATAG